The region GCCAGCAGTGGCACTCGATTTGCGATTGTGAAATCATGGGGCCTTTGGAACCCGTTGTTTATCCAATCAGTATGCCGTCGACATGCTTTGTTATGTCCCTTCATCGGATTTCACGCTACTGTCCTTGCGGAAGACAGTACACTCCCATGAATCGCCCGCGGTCGCTTGCTCTTGTATACCAACCATCATTCTATTTAGAAACTTCAATGTATATTCATGGCAAGTCGAGTGTTCGTTGAGATAAACATCAGTAATGTTCTCAGCATTGGCTATTTTTTCAGCGCCCTTTTGCAAACCCAATGGGCTCACAAGAATTCCACCATCTGCTCCGCTGTCAATAATGCGGTATGCAAGCGCTCCGATTCTTTCTTGGTTCTGCTTTGACGTAGTGAATCGACGACACTCGACAATCATGAACCCTTCATCACCCGAGCGTACACCCTTTCCGTCAATTTGCCATTTTGTTCCGGAACGTTGACCTTCGATGTCTTGTTTCCCCTCGACTCGACTTAATCCGAACGCACTCGCAAATTGATCGAGCAAATAAGCAGCTACCTCTTCATACGTCTCCCATTTTTTCATCATTTGTACTTGCTCCGTTCTCTTGCTCGGAAGCCGAAACCCACATGGCACCAGACGAGCCAGTCTACTTTTCATCGCCCCAGACACTTTTTAACAGGTGAAATGTTTCCGGGTCGGTGGTGCGGAGTTCGCCTTGGACGAAGGGGTAGAAGTCGTTGGTGCAGAAGTAGGCTTCGGTCATCTCGGCGAAGAATTCTTTGTGATTCGTTAGGGCGTAATGACGGTTCTTCTGGCCGCTGATGTGTAGGACCGATTCATAGTCACCGCGTTCGACGGCGGCATCGTAAGTCGCTTTGATGCCGGGGTGATCGAAACTCAGCACGCGGTCGTGGTACGCGTGAGCCAACTCGTGCAGCAAGACGGCAGGCTGACCGGCGGGGCGTTGGAGGTTGATCAGTCGTTTCGCCCGTGGAATGTGAACGGCTTTGGCCATCTTGGGATTGTGGCCGTTGTTCTTGAGCCAACCGACACTCGGGTGGTATTGGCAACTGCCGAGAGCGTGTTCGCGGTCGATCCAAATCGGAACTTTGCGGAGTTCCTTCACACGGGACTCCGGCACCAACAGCGTGACTTCGAACAACTCGGCCGCGA is a window of Thalassoroseus pseudoceratinae DNA encoding:
- a CDS encoding M90 metallopeptidase family protein; its protein translation is MWRLCGLLLVICGSVSAAEPADETHVIRDIEGWTVHIDPSLLDGEHKSLGDKALKVLAAELFEVTLLVPESRVKELRKVPIWIDREHALGSCQYHPSVGWLKNNGHNPKMAKAVHIPRAKRLINLQRPAGQPAVLLHELAHAYHDRVLSFDHPGIKATYDAAVERGDYESVLHISGQKNRHYALTNHKEFFAEMTEAYFCTNDFYPFVQGELRTTDPETFHLLKSVWGDEK